AGCTATGAAAGACAAGAAATTCGGATTTGGTggcaaaaagaaaggctctaaaCTAAACACTAGGGAGTCATCCAACAACTTCGAAGGTTTCAATGGCCACGCAGCGCAGAAGAAGAATTTCAAAACTAAATCTTTCAAGGTAAATAGCAAGAAGAACCAGAGGCCAGGAAAGTCTAAAAGGAAGAACAATAAGAGATAAGAATccatttagttttatgttttagaataaatattttactataataatgtGTTTCTTTTGCTACATATGACTAATTTAAGACCTACACAATATGTTCTAAACAGATGTGGTTCGCgacatttaatttagtaattgacATTTGCTTATGAGCGTGGGCTGATCCTTTGACCTTTAGCTACTCTTATAGTCtgtacataaaattattctatGATAAATATCATCACAAATTGTGTAAGCAAACTAGCCAATTTTGTACCATACTTGGAATAACATTTCCAATTTTGTTGCAAAACTTGTGTTTTTGATTGCTTAAAATTATgatttgctattttatttatgaaagaaaCGATTCCACTGCCTAAATGCTATGATTCAGACATTTTAGCCTCAATATAACATCCAAACTCATTAACAAAGAATAACATTCAATTCTTATTACACTTATTTATAATTCATCAGATTCATTACTCATCTCTTGATCTTCATCCGTCCGTCTCCAGAGTGGTAGACAGACAATGATAGAGTTTTAGATGTTAGGTTCTCTTTATTCTGACAATATGTATCAAATGGATACAGGTTGCTTCCTAGGTTGATTACCTAcatatgttcagcagtggacatcctGTGGTTGACAATAACCAAACAACATTAATtccaaacagttatgtgagtaagccgataacgtaacaattaatttagtatgtctcacgatagttataataacattataacataaaaattccGATAAggtaaacaagaaataaaacaccaaatatgataatataaaatgtaattatattatattgacatCTATATAGTTCTACCATTTGCGACCCTTGCCCTTTTTCTTCTGTTGTTGTTTGCGCGACCAGGCGCTCTCGGCTTGTTTGTCGACGCGCGGACTCTTGGCGGTCGACGCCGCGGCCGTCGGCGTCGTCTGCTGTTTGCTCATGTCACTGGAGttggaaaagaaaatgttacattttaattattatgttatagagCTTTTTGGGTGATCTTGTGTTGATAGAGGATTCCTATTAGAATAGTTTACAAGAGTGAGATATACTTTAAAGTTAAGATGTATATCTTAAACTGATAATGTCTTTCcagattgatttttttttgttaacacaagaataagtacctatatataataCTCAGTACATAGTTCAGTtatcagtacctttagtataagtttgctttgtGTAAAGCAGTAATTGAGTATCAGCTTTAAACATCTTTTCAGACAGTTCTGGTGAAGACAGTTCTGGTCCTTGGAAAGGAAGTTTTTATGaagactaataaatattttagatagtGTTTAAATGTAATGACTTACTATTGATCAGTAGCAGTAGTAGACATTCCCTGACTGCCCTTGATGACGTCACGCCTTACGCCGCGACGCTTTCGGTACGCGGTCCGCTCGTACTTCGGTAGCCATCTGTGTAGGTGGAGAAAATAAAGGAAATTATTAAAACGCATTATAGTAATGACGCATGCATGAATACTAATTTATGCATGGGTTTTAACTCATTACTAAACTTATCAATCACTCATGTATTAAgcagattttaataaattctgcAAATTAAGAGTAGACTGACATAttctgtgaaaaaaaaaatgagttgATACTCATTTATGCAAACTTCTCCAATATAAATACTTGTAGCAttttttataaacgtaagagtccTTTTCAGCGAATAGTTTAGTTAAATAGTTTACCTTTCTGGGTCCGGAGGTCTGGACAGGTCCGCGTTGGGCGGGAGCTTGGTCTTGCGCTTGCGTTTCAGTTTCTTCTTTCCAAGTTCCGAACCAGGTGTTCTGTTTATAAAGAGaatgtgttttattaaacaccatttgtaattttattcgtTGCTTGATGTGTATTGCAGAATTTTgcatttgcataaaataaacttaaaatatttacccGGGCGATTGTTCCTGTTTGCTTTGTACAGTTTTCTTCACAACCTTTGCTCCCATCATCCATTTTGATGATTCTAAAGCGTCTATGTCTATCTtggtctgaaataaaaatggtcTTGTGTTAATCTTCAGTAAATAGTTAGAGTTAGAGAGTTAGAGTGAACAGTTTTATGATAATAACTAACTTTTTAAGTCAGGCGTATACCTGAAACCCTATCTTAAGTCAGAAAAAGACTATGTTGATACTGCATTAAAATCGATTAAGTCAAaggcgagataatcgcgcacaaacatacacacatacaacgCCAAATTGGGAACCTCTTTTTTTGTAGTGGGTAAATAAAGCGTACCTCGAGTTGATGTAGCGGCGGCAGTGACTGCGCGAGTTGCTTGGCCTTGTTGGGGTCGTGCTGTGCGAGTGCTTTAACAAGCCTGGCGAGGCTGCGCGTGTcagcgggcgcggcgcgggccaCGGCCTCGTGCgccgtggcggcggcggcggcccgcCCCGCGCGACCGTGCGCACCCGCCGCCGCGCGCCATACCGACACCAGGGCAGACACTCGCTGGAGACAGAACACGATGCAATtttcattattgtaataacatcATTGTATGATGACTAGTATTGCTTGCAAACAATAACTACATTCTAATTGATACGCAAGCATTAGGCATAGGACTATTTTAGGCCAACTATAGTGGTGtgacttaaataatttttaattaaaaattattctaataagAATCGTTACTCTTATTATAATCCAATTTCACTTATGAGtatacttaaatacataaagcacaaaagtatatatttttttacctcgTCATCGTTCTTATAGTGTTCATAGACATCGGAGAACATTTGTGAGGCTTTCTCGTATTCATTGTCAGCTGATAGTAACGTACATAACACTCCCATCACACCCGGCCGGTACTTGTATTCGCTCTCTTCTAGCAACTTCACTGCGCCTTTACGATCACCCTGCGAGAAAAAATTTATATCAGATTGTCAATGTATATGTCAATTGAAATGCCAAAACCCTAGGATCGCTAGTGTAACAAAATGTCTATGTATATCTCAAAGAATTACATATTTTCTAATGGAGTCATTGGATATAGAATTTGGACAAAtgactgatggtaagcgatggacacccgcaacaccagaggaatcacaggtgcgttgttggccttttaaaaaggagtaagCTCTTTTGTAGAAGATCGTATCGTATcagcagtgccggcgtaagggccactggcaccccgggcgaaaataatgtggcgcccacttgagggaagcaatatcaagtgttagtagattttaattttatcggCGCCCCCCAgtctttgtcgccctgggccatcggcccatctcgcccccctaacgccggcactgcgtATCAGTTCGGAAATACCACTGCCAACAGCTCATTCCACATTTTTGCATTTTATAGTTTTCATTTTGTCGAGTTTATAAACTTATATCTTAGCAAAAAACATTATTGTACATACCTGAGACAGTAAAACCTGCGCGGCTGCCAAGGTAAGGTCCCCGCCATGTTTGAGTAGCAGAGTGACGGCTTGTTGCCTCTTGCCCTCCTTCGCGAGCGACGAGGCCTCCACTAGCGCCGCGCGACGGTCACCGCCGAACTCACGAACTAATTTCACACAGCATTGCTTGCAGAAATCGGGCTAGAATTAAAGGTAAATGGTTTTGTAGACATCgctttttggttttaaatattaattgggAAGCTACTTGAAGTAGAAGTATAAACTAAGGTTTTTCAAAACTGACTATATTTGTCTACAAAATTCAAGTTTAAAATCGACAGCAATACATACTTTAATCGACAGTGGCGCCACTGGTAAACAGAATATAAATCAACATATtgggcatttttttttattaaaacgttagTTAAAGCATTAACTGGCGAAAGAAAACTGtcgaaggcaaatcctccgctaagcgtcggtcaccatTGTCAGACGTAGTGGTTAACGTGTTAATGGGTGTCTGTATAATACCTGGTTAGAATAAATGGCGAGTATGGCTTGGTTGTAGGTGATGGCGGCTCGTTGTCTCGAGTTCAGTTTGTGCTCGAGCCCGTCAGCTGTTGCCGCCTTCATACGCTTGCGGGAGTCGAAAACGTTGCCGTCTCTGAATAAATTCCACAGgacatattatttaatgaaaagggtagccaaaattatcaaaaatatttaatagattttcaacttaattgCTATAGTAATAAGATTGAAAAAGAATTGTTAGACTACTTAACTTAATGTAAAGTTGAAGCTTTTTCTTTGAGTTTTAAAACATTGTGTAAATTTTGGTCATTACTCTTTTTTGATGTAAACTCAAAGaaatcaataaacatggtaaatatctcatTGCAAGTTCTAATGATTTTGCCATTACTTCTTATTATATTGAGAATACTAgtatataaatgaaaaaaaaaaaactattttggtGAAAAACAACTTATGAACTGCTTATACATATACCTGTTAATAACAACAATGTTGTTGCTGGCAATAGCGACTAGTGCCTGGTCGCTCGGCTTGTCCTTCAACACGTTCTGGTAGATGGTCATAGCTTCCTTCTCCTTACCCATCTGTTGCAGGCAGTAGGCTTGTTGTACcctgtaaatatgtatatttttaataatattaattcattaattcataATACTATTACGACTAGACAAGATTCAGGTTAATTAGTGTTAAAATTCTCGCTTAAAATTCTTTTACCAACGCCTTTGGAGATTTTATATGCAAAACATTTCCttagaattttataaattttatccGAGTCGCAAACTTTCGTTGAAGGCTGGTaatacacttgtaactcctttgtTGCTGCGGGACTCCACGGGCAGCAAACTCAGATTGCGAACCATTTGCTTGTTTGACTAAGAAAAAGATTTTCAATTGAAGAATTACCTGATGATAGCAGCTTCTTCCTTAGCCTCCTCCTCAGTGCCTCCGTCCTCCAGCACACTTTCGGAGCAGGAGTGCTCTGCCCGCTTGAGTACGGGGAGCGCCTCGTTGTACTTGCCGCGCATGGCCAGCGTGCTACCCGCGTTGTACGATAACTCGTACGTATTCTCCTCAAATTGGGGCAGGTCTGCTGACTGGAAGAATTAGAGAACATTTGGTTGATTGGTTTGGTTTTTTGTCTATTCAAATCTGATGAAAATAATGAGGTTGCGTAACACTCGCCATGACTATGAGTCCATAGTGTGGtctgaaactagtcaagttatcGTCGAGTGTACCCTTAATATGTTAGATACTGACATTCTTATTCCTGCCCTTCAAACCAGAGCCCCAGTAAGctagctaggtagtccgcagctctagatattgacattttgtttaagttAGTTCTCAGACATCTAAGACTTTGAAAAATTACAAATGACACaggtcaataaaattatattaaaatcttttctcTAGATGAGTAAAGcctataaatacaataaaactagAGCAGAACTTACTGGGTTGAGTGCAGCCAAGTTAGCTACAACTGCGGACATGTTAGCTTTCCTCTCATCTTCATACTCATCGGTGGTGTTCTTCACAATGTCCCGGTACAAGTTGTAGCAGTCCTGGTACTGCTCCAGACGGTACAAGATTTGAGCCCTGGAAGATGAATTATCAGGGTATTAAAAataggtgaaaaaaaaaacttttgtaataatggaggtttagaatttttttttaaattttgtaagtGAAACAAGATGAATTTGGTAATATTAGGATTACTATAACAATTGTATAACACTTATTTGTAAAAAAGAAGGACAAAACTTACTATCACGTTTTTCATtccataaaatatacaaaactaatatttaccTCAGCTCCTTCAAAGCAGGAGTCAGCTCAGGAGCATTATCAACAGTTTGCAAGGCATCCTTGGGGCAATTGAGACGGTACTGAGCATACGCCTTCTCAAAGTGCAGGTCTGCAGCCAGTGCAGCATTTTTAGGGTTGCAGAGAACAGCTAGGGCTTCTTTGAAGTTGTGCAGTTGTATGAGGCACACAATCTTGCAGTGGAACGCCTTCTGCTCATTTGGAGCAATTTGAAGGActgaaatacaaaatgaaaatggttttaagtaagatttaaatactttaaactTGTTTTTTGTAGTTGTAATGTGTTGCTTTGCACTTTAATATATACTGTATAACTTCTGTTGAGAAACTAAATTATTGTGAGGGtatgcataaatattttttatggaaaaacattacaaacagcagtttaataacttttaatagTCAGAAATACAATAGTATTAACACAATATGGTAATAAAGCATATGGAT
This Spodoptera frugiperda isolate SF20-4 chromosome 20, AGI-APGP_CSIRO_Sfru_2.0, whole genome shotgun sequence DNA region includes the following protein-coding sequences:
- the LOC118262008 gene encoding signal recognition particle subunit SRP72, which gives rise to MSANKENNLVQAYIELNKFCQSGDYDRALKATGKVLQIAPNEQKAFHCKIVCLIQLHNFKEALAVLCNPKNAALAADLHFEKAYAQYRLNCPKDALQTVDNAPELTPALKELRAQILYRLEQYQDCYNLYRDIVKNTTDEYEDERKANMSAVVANLAALNPSADLPQFEENTYELSYNAGSTLAMRGKYNEALPVLKRAEHSCSESVLEDGGTEEEAKEEAAIIRVQQAYCLQQMGKEKEAMTIYQNVLKDKPSDQALVAIASNNIVVINRDGNVFDSRKRMKAATADGLEHKLNSRQRAAITYNQAILAIYSNQPDFCKQCCVKLVREFGGDRRAALVEASSLAKEGKRQQAVTLLLKHGGDLTLAAAQVLLSQGDRKGAVKLLEESEYKYRPGVMGVLCTLLSADNEYEKASQMFSDVYEHYKNDDERVSALVSVWRAAAGAHGRAGRAAAAATAHEAVARAAPADTRSLARLVKALAQHDPNKAKQLAQSLPPLHQLETKIDIDALESSKWMMGAKVVKKTVQSKQEQSPGTPGSELGKKKLKRKRKTKLPPNADLSRPPDPERWLPKYERTAYRKRRGVRRDVIKGSQGMSTTATDQYDMSKQQTTPTAAASTAKSPRVDKQAESAWSRKQQQKKKGKGRKW